Proteins encoded in a region of the Raphanus sativus cultivar WK10039 chromosome 8, ASM80110v3, whole genome shotgun sequence genome:
- the LOC108819554 gene encoding homeobox-leucine zipper protein ATHB-23, whose amino-acid sequence MSCNNGLAFFPANFSLQNHHQEEEEDHPQYLLPSCTPPQDFHGFLGKRSPMPNVEGFCNLEMNGEEDFSDDGSKMGEKKRRLNMEQLKTLEKNFELGNKLDSDRKLELARALGLQPRQIAIWFQNRRARSKTKQLERDYDALKRQFESLKDENDLLQTQNQKLQAQVIALKSKEPIESINLNKEEGSCSNRSENISGDIRPGHPPSSPTATTMQFFHNSSSEQRMVKEENSISNMFCGMDDQTGFWPWLDQQHYN is encoded by the exons ATGTCTTGTAATAATGGCTTAGCTTTCTTCCCTGCAAATTTCAGTCTCCAAAACCatcaccaagaagaagaagaagatcatccCCAATATCTTCTTCCTTCTTGCACTCCACCTCAAGACTTCCATG GGTTTCTTGGTAAGAGATCTCCAATGCCGAACGTTGAAGGGTTTTGTAACTTAGAGATGAACGGAGAAGAAGATTTTTCAGACGATGGATCTAAGATgggagagaagaagaggagactGAACATGGAGCAGTTAAAGACGCTAGAGAAGAACTTCGAGCTTGGTAATAAACTCGACTCGGATAGAAAACTAGAGCTGGCTCGTGCCTTGGGGTTACAGCCAAGACAAATCGCGATTTGGTTCCAAAACAGAAGGGCACGATCCAAAACAAAGCAGCTGGAGAGAGACTACGATGCCCTCAAGCGTCAGTTCGAGAGTCTCAAAGACGAGAACGATCTCCTTCAAACTCAAAACCAGAAGCTTCAGGCTCAG GTAATAGCATTAAAAAGCAAAGAACCAATAGAATCAATCAATCTGAACAAAGAAGAAGGTTCATGTAGTAACAGAAGTGAGAACATCTCCGGTGACATCAGACCGGGCCATCCACCGTCTTCACCGACAGCTACAACGATGCAGTTTTTCCACAACTCGTCGTCAGAACAGAGAATGGTGAAAGAAGAGAACAGTATCAGTAACATGTTCTGTGGAATGGATGACCAAACTGGATTTTGGCCATGGCTTGACCAGCAACATTACAATTGA